A window from Neobacillus sp. PS3-40 encodes these proteins:
- a CDS encoding chemotaxis protein CheW: MCKVVVFRTGNEEYGIPLEFVVSIEKMGTSTPIPQMSDYIKGIIKVREELIPIIDLEYIFYQRYLKTDENARLIVIQSEKLLLGLLVNEAKEIIEIPDDKIKQVGLISFANTAYISGVASLDNQLITIINPETLVGSLDGIADLQDYMKSHH, from the coding sequence ATGTGTAAAGTGGTTGTTTTTCGAACAGGAAATGAAGAATATGGGATACCGCTCGAATTTGTGGTATCAATTGAAAAAATGGGGACTTCTACGCCAATTCCTCAAATGTCAGATTACATAAAAGGAATTATTAAAGTCAGAGAAGAATTAATTCCTATCATAGATTTAGAGTATATTTTCTATCAACGATATTTGAAAACGGATGAAAATGCTAGATTAATTGTCATTCAATCAGAAAAGCTTTTACTGGGTTTATTAGTAAATGAGGCAAAAGAAATTATTGAAATACCAGATGATAAAATAAAACAGGTAGGGCTAATTTCTTTTGCGAATACAGCATACATTTCAGGAGTGGCAAGCTTAGACAACCAATTAATTACCATTATTAATCCTGAAACCCTAGTAGGATCTTTAGATGGAATAGCAGATTTGCAAGACTATATGAAAAGTCACCATTAA
- a CDS encoding DNA polymerase IV, translating to MKGMYPKKGRVILHVDMNSFYASVEMTYDPTLKGKPLAIAGNVEDRRGIIVTSSYEARKFGVKTTMPLWEAKKLCPQLIVKAPNFDRYRTASIGMFELLRQYSELVEPVSIDEGYIDITESYELGSPIQIAKSIQSRILNELDLPCSIGIAPNKFLAKMASDMKKPMGITVLRKRDVSNVLWPLYSSEMHGVGKKTAEKLMTINIRTIGDLARGNEIQLKKLLGINGVRLKERANGFDSRPVDPESVADFKSIGNSTTLPKDVTNQQELFRVLESLAETVSIRLKQKNVLASTLGITIRFKDRKTITRSKKNAKPIYRKEEIALHAKQLFIKHWNGNPVRLLGITGSDLVDHDQVVEQLDLFSFEKEAKKEPLFKAVSELRKKYGKSVIENAGLHKVDSTHQVGTETSFNKDFLRTFPRDHEKGK from the coding sequence ATGAAAGGAATGTATCCGAAAAAGGGAAGAGTTATTTTACATGTGGATATGAATAGCTTTTATGCTTCTGTTGAAATGACATATGATCCAACCTTAAAGGGAAAACCCCTTGCGATTGCTGGTAACGTAGAGGATCGAAGGGGGATCATTGTTACAAGTAGCTATGAAGCCAGAAAGTTTGGAGTAAAAACAACTATGCCACTTTGGGAAGCAAAAAAGCTATGTCCACAATTAATTGTAAAAGCGCCTAATTTTGATCGTTATCGAACTGCTTCGATTGGTATGTTTGAATTATTAAGGCAATACTCAGAGCTTGTCGAGCCTGTTTCTATTGATGAGGGATATATAGATATCACGGAAAGTTATGAACTTGGGAGCCCAATCCAAATTGCAAAATCGATCCAAAGTAGAATTCTAAATGAGTTAGATTTGCCATGCAGCATTGGTATTGCACCCAATAAATTTCTGGCAAAAATGGCTTCTGATATGAAAAAGCCGATGGGTATTACTGTGCTCCGTAAACGTGATGTCAGTAACGTCCTCTGGCCGCTTTATTCGAGTGAAATGCATGGAGTAGGTAAAAAGACAGCTGAAAAGTTAATGACGATTAATATCAGAACTATTGGTGATTTAGCAAGGGGAAATGAGATTCAGCTAAAAAAACTTCTTGGTATTAATGGAGTCCGTTTAAAAGAGAGGGCTAACGGGTTTGATTCAAGACCAGTTGATCCAGAATCTGTTGCTGATTTTAAAAGTATCGGCAATTCAACAACACTTCCAAAAGACGTTACAAACCAGCAAGAACTTTTTCGTGTATTAGAATCGCTAGCTGAAACGGTTTCAATTAGACTCAAACAAAAAAATGTACTGGCTTCTACCCTGGGAATAACGATCCGTTTTAAAGATCGAAAGACAATAACTAGAAGTAAAAAAAATGCAAAGCCAATTTACAGGAAGGAAGAAATTGCGTTACATGCCAAACAGTTATTTATAAAACATTGGAATGGTAATCCTGTTCGGCTATTAGGCATAACAGGTTCAGATTTAGTAGATCATGACCAAGTTGTAGAACAACTCGATCTCTTTTCATTTGAAAAAGAAGCAAAGAAGGAACCATTGTTTAAAGCTGTTTCTGAGTTGCGCAAAAAATATGGGAAAAGTGTCATAGAAAACGCCGGGTTACACAAGGTCGATTCAACCCATCAAGTGGGAACTGAGACAAGCTTCAATAAAGACTTTCTCCGTACGTTTCCGCGGGATCATGAAAAGGGAAAGTAA
- a CDS encoding aromatic acid exporter family protein translates to MKFQIGYRTIKTAVGTSIAILIAQKLGLHNFASAGILTILCIQVTKRRSLRTAWHRFVACVLAMPFSALFFEGIAYHPIIIGLMLFFFIPTIVMLKAKEGVVTSSVIILHIYIAHHISTGLFLNELGVIVIGIGVALIINLYMPSVEKKLEFYQKRIEQNFKQIFCEMIHYLRRGESEWDGKEITETARLFEEAKTIALLDVENHLLREENIYFHYFKMREKQFEIIERVLPIVTSITQTIEQGKMISDFLEELSENIHPGNTAYIYIEKLRRMKVEFEEMELPKTREEFEVRAALLQLVNEMDRYLILKSSFKGLKKSTDVNGVREMEAN, encoded by the coding sequence ATGAAATTTCAAATTGGATATCGCACAATCAAGACAGCTGTTGGCACGTCTATTGCTATATTAATAGCACAAAAATTGGGCCTCCATAATTTTGCTTCAGCAGGAATTTTAACGATTTTATGTATTCAAGTGACGAAAAGAAGATCATTAAGGACTGCATGGCACCGGTTTGTTGCTTGTGTTCTAGCTATGCCTTTTTCAGCATTATTTTTTGAAGGAATAGCCTACCATCCCATTATTATTGGGCTAATGTTATTTTTCTTTATTCCCACCATTGTTATGCTGAAAGCAAAAGAAGGAGTTGTGACAAGCAGCGTTATCATTCTACATATTTATATTGCCCACCATATTTCAACTGGTCTTTTTCTCAATGAATTAGGCGTTATTGTCATAGGAATTGGAGTTGCACTTATAATTAATCTTTATATGCCAAGTGTTGAAAAGAAGTTAGAGTTTTACCAGAAAAGGATTGAACAGAACTTTAAACAGATTTTTTGTGAAATGATCCATTACTTAAGAAGAGGAGAAAGTGAATGGGATGGGAAAGAAATTACGGAAACAGCCCGTCTTTTTGAAGAAGCCAAAACAATCGCTTTACTAGATGTCGAAAATCATCTTTTGAGAGAAGAAAATATATACTTTCATTATTTTAAAATGAGGGAAAAACAGTTTGAAATTATCGAACGAGTTCTACCGATTGTGACATCCATTACACAAACGATAGAGCAAGGAAAAATGATTTCAGATTTTCTTGAAGAATTATCAGAAAACATCCATCCCGGAAATACGGCTTATATTTATATCGAAAAATTAAGGAGAATGAAAGTAGAATTCGAAGAAATGGAGCTTCCTAAAACAAGAGAAGAATTTGAAGTAAGGGCTGCACTTTTGCAACTTGTAAATGAAATGGACAGATATCTTATCCTGAAAAGTTCATTTAAAGGATTAAAAAAGTCTACCGACGTGAATGGAGTAAGGGAAATGGAAGCAAACTAG
- a CDS encoding acyl-CoA carboxylase subunit beta yields the protein MVDIYEKISELYDRRRDVELGGGDERRRKQHEKGKLTARERIDLLVDKDTFVELNPFIEHRSIDFGLHEQKGPGDGVVTGYGKVNGRPIYLFSQDFTVFGGALGEMHALKIAKVMDLAAKNGAPFIGLNDSGGARIQEGVVSLDGYGLIFYRNSIYSGVIPQISVIMGPCAGGAVYSPAITDFVFMVEETSQMFITGPKVIETVTGEKISSEDLGGAKVHNSISGNAHFQHETEAESLINVRKLLSYLPQNNEEKAPMLEVDEKDDYRSELTDIIPFDAIRPYDVRKVVEHVVDENSFMEIQKDFAKNVVVGFARIKGESVGLVCNQPKVMAGGLDINSSDKAARFIRTCDSFNIPIITFEDVTGFFPGIKQEHGGIIRHGAKILFAYSEATVPKLTVILRKAYGGAYVALNSKSIGADLVFAWPNAEIAVMGPQGAANIIFAKEIQNSDNPELVRQQKIEEYREKFANPYVAASRGMVDDVIDPRETRIKIIQALEMLRNKKESRPKKKHGNIPL from the coding sequence ATGGTTGATATCTATGAAAAAATTAGTGAATTGTATGATCGAAGGCGTGATGTCGAGCTTGGTGGAGGGGATGAAAGAAGACGAAAACAGCATGAAAAGGGGAAACTCACTGCAAGGGAGAGAATTGACCTTTTAGTTGATAAAGATACATTTGTCGAATTAAATCCATTCATTGAACATCGAAGCATCGATTTTGGACTTCATGAGCAGAAAGGTCCTGGCGATGGTGTTGTAACAGGATATGGAAAGGTAAATGGACGCCCTATCTACTTGTTTTCTCAAGATTTTACCGTTTTTGGTGGTGCTCTTGGAGAAATGCATGCTTTGAAAATTGCTAAAGTGATGGATTTGGCTGCAAAAAATGGGGCACCATTTATTGGCCTCAATGATTCTGGTGGCGCACGAATTCAAGAAGGCGTAGTTTCACTTGATGGATATGGGCTGATTTTTTATCGTAACTCTATTTACTCAGGGGTTATTCCACAGATATCGGTAATAATGGGACCATGTGCAGGTGGGGCTGTTTATTCGCCAGCCATCACCGATTTTGTTTTTATGGTTGAAGAGACAAGCCAAATGTTTATTACTGGGCCAAAAGTGATTGAAACAGTGACAGGTGAGAAAATTTCATCAGAAGACCTTGGTGGTGCAAAGGTACATAATAGTATCAGTGGGAATGCACATTTTCAACATGAGACTGAGGCAGAGTCATTAATCAATGTTCGCAAACTTCTTAGCTATCTTCCGCAAAACAATGAAGAAAAGGCACCAATGCTAGAGGTTGATGAAAAAGATGACTATCGTTCTGAATTAACAGACATTATTCCATTTGATGCAATACGTCCTTATGATGTCCGTAAAGTCGTTGAACACGTTGTTGATGAAAATTCATTTATGGAAATTCAAAAGGATTTTGCCAAGAATGTTGTCGTCGGTTTTGCAAGAATCAAAGGCGAGTCGGTTGGTCTTGTTTGCAATCAGCCAAAGGTTATGGCAGGAGGATTAGATATTAATTCATCTGATAAGGCAGCCAGATTTATTCGCACTTGTGATTCTTTTAATATTCCGATTATTACATTTGAGGATGTTACTGGATTTTTTCCAGGAATTAAACAGGAACATGGGGGAATCATTCGCCATGGAGCAAAAATATTATTCGCCTATTCTGAAGCTACAGTACCGAAATTAACAGTAATTTTAAGAAAAGCCTATGGTGGTGCCTATGTGGCCCTAAATAGTAAATCCATTGGAGCAGACCTTGTATTTGCTTGGCCAAATGCTGAAATTGCCGTAATGGGGCCACAGGGAGCAGCCAATATTATTTTTGCAAAAGAAATTCAGAATAGTGATAATCCAGAATTAGTAAGACAGCAGAAAATTGAAGAATACCGTGAAAAGTTTGCAAACCCATATGTAGCGGCAAGCAGGGGCATGGTTGATGATGTTATTGACCCAAGGGAAACAAGAATAAAAATCATTCAGGCATTGGAAATGCTAAGAAATAAAAAAGAGTCCAGGCCTAAGAAAAAACACGGCAATATTCCTCTTTAA
- a CDS encoding M20/M25/M40 family metallo-hydrolase — MINQERLLNEFLELVQIDSESKFETEIAKVLKQKFTDLGVEVFEDDTTAKTGYGAGNLICTLAGTKDGVDTIYFTSHMDTVTPGKGVKPSIKDGYVVTDGTTILGADDKAGLSVMLETIRVLKEQNIAHGTIQFIITVGEESGLVGSKVLDPSLLKAKFGYALDSDGKVGNVVVAAPTQAKVKAVIYGKTAHAGVAPEKGVSAITIAAKAISKMPLGRIDEETTANIGRFEGGSATNIVCDRVDILAEARSIVAEKMEEQANKMREAFESVAEQMGGKAEVTIEVMYPGFKLGAGDHVVEVAQKAAKKIGRSCELQKSGGGSDANVIAGFNIPTVNLAVGYEDIHTTKERMPIEELYKLAEMTLAIIDEVTNQ; from the coding sequence ATGATAAATCAAGAACGTCTATTAAATGAATTTCTTGAGTTAGTACAAATTGATTCGGAATCAAAATTTGAGACCGAAATCGCTAAAGTGTTAAAGCAAAAATTTACTGATTTAGGAGTAGAAGTTTTCGAAGATGACACTACTGCTAAAACAGGATATGGTGCAGGAAATTTAATCTGTACACTTGCTGGAACAAAAGATGGAGTAGATACAATTTACTTTACCTCACATATGGATACTGTTACACCAGGTAAAGGGGTTAAACCTTCTATCAAAGATGGTTATGTTGTGACTGATGGTACAACAATCCTTGGTGCTGATGATAAAGCGGGACTTTCTGTAATGCTAGAAACCATTCGTGTATTGAAAGAGCAAAACATTGCACATGGAACAATTCAATTTATTATTACAGTAGGGGAAGAATCTGGTTTAGTTGGTTCAAAAGTGCTTGATCCTTCTTTATTAAAAGCAAAGTTTGGCTATGCCCTTGATAGTGATGGCAAAGTAGGTAATGTAGTAGTGGCCGCTCCAACTCAAGCAAAAGTTAAAGCTGTCATTTATGGAAAAACTGCTCATGCTGGAGTTGCTCCAGAAAAAGGCGTATCTGCGATTACTATTGCTGCTAAAGCAATTTCAAAAATGCCACTAGGAAGAATTGATGAAGAAACAACAGCTAACATAGGCCGCTTCGAAGGCGGATCTGCCACAAACATTGTTTGTGACCGTGTTGATATTTTAGCAGAAGCCCGTTCTATTGTGGCAGAAAAAATGGAAGAACAAGCTAATAAAATGCGTGAAGCATTTGAATCTGTTGCTGAACAAATGGGCGGTAAAGCAGAAGTAACAATAGAGGTCATGTATCCTGGATTTAAATTAGGAGCAGGCGATCATGTTGTTGAGGTAGCCCAAAAGGCAGCAAAAAAAATTGGCCGTAGTTGTGAACTGCAAAAAAGTGGTGGCGGAAGTGATGCCAATGTTATTGCAGGCTTCAACATCCCAACTGTTAACCTAGCAGTAGGGTATGAGGATATCCACACAACAAAGGAACGTATGCCAATCGAGGAACTGTATAAGTTGGCAGAAATGACACTTGCGATTATTGATGAAGTAACTAATCAATAG
- a CDS encoding L,D-transpeptidase has protein sequence MIKIFSPLLIVFFLSPLWPLGHNPGPGDPFVIVNKKTNELAFIEDNRVQTIISVGTGKSQELTPEGLFTITVKAKDPYYRKKNIPGGNLSNPLGARWIGFDALGTDGRTFGIHGTNQPASIGKYVTKGCIRAQNEVIKSLYPLIPLGTKVLILTTKKSFQSLAMETGAIK, from the coding sequence TTGATTAAAATTTTTTCACCGCTCCTTATTGTTTTTTTTCTCTCACCTTTGTGGCCCTTAGGCCATAATCCTGGGCCAGGTGATCCTTTCGTTATTGTCAATAAAAAGACAAACGAATTAGCTTTCATTGAAGATAACCGAGTTCAAACGATTATTAGTGTTGGTACAGGCAAATCACAAGAATTAACTCCAGAAGGCCTTTTTACAATAACGGTAAAAGCAAAAGACCCATATTATCGGAAGAAAAATATCCCTGGAGGAAATCTTTCAAATCCGCTTGGAGCTAGATGGATTGGTTTTGACGCGTTGGGAACAGATGGACGAACATTTGGGATCCATGGCACCAATCAGCCAGCTTCTATCGGGAAATATGTAACTAAAGGCTGCATAAGAGCTCAAAATGAAGTCATTAAATCATTGTATCCACTGATTCCATTAGGAACAAAGGTATTAATTTTAACGACAAAAAAGTCATTTCAAAGCCTCGCAATGGAAACCGGGGCAATTAAATAA
- the mce gene encoding methylmalonyl-CoA epimerase — protein MVKKVDHIGVAVQSLEKALPFYTEVLKLPLLAIEEVESEKVKVAFLQVGDTKIELLEPTSNESPIAKFIEKRGEGIHHIALGVESIQERMNEIKSKGLRMIQDEPKIGAGGSKVAFVHPKSTFGVLFELCEKKGMKG, from the coding sequence ATGGTTAAAAAAGTTGATCACATTGGTGTGGCAGTTCAATCTCTTGAGAAAGCGCTTCCGTTTTATACGGAAGTATTAAAGCTCCCCCTGTTGGCAATCGAAGAAGTAGAAAGTGAAAAGGTAAAGGTTGCATTCTTGCAAGTTGGTGATACAAAAATTGAGCTTCTCGAACCTACTTCTAATGAAAGTCCAATTGCCAAATTTATTGAAAAACGGGGTGAGGGAATTCATCATATTGCCCTTGGGGTTGAATCCATTCAGGAGAGAATGAACGAAATTAAGTCAAAAGGACTTCGTATGATACAAGATGAGCCAAAAATCGGTGCGGGTGGATCAAAGGTTGCTTTTGTGCATCCAAAGTCTACATTTGGAGTTTTGTTTGAGCTTTGTGAAAAAAAGGGGATGAAGGGATAA
- a CDS encoding amino acid ABC transporter ATP-binding protein — protein sequence MIKVEDLHKSFGKLEVLKGISTSIKEGEVVAIIGPSGSGKSTFLRCMNLLEKPTSGRIWIGDQDVTDKKTNIMKVRQNVGMVFQHFHLFPHKTVLQNLTYAPMKVKGLSKGEAEKIANSLLKQVDLSEKANEYPTRLSGGQKQRVAIARALAMEPDVMLFDEPTSALDPEMVKEVLEVMKSLAHTGMTMAIVTHEMGFAREVADRVLFLDDGALVEDAPPNEFFTNPKSKRAQDFLQKML from the coding sequence GTGATTAAGGTAGAGGATTTGCATAAAAGTTTTGGTAAGCTTGAAGTTTTAAAGGGGATCTCTACTTCTATTAAAGAAGGAGAAGTGGTAGCAATTATCGGGCCATCAGGATCAGGGAAATCTACCTTTCTCCGCTGTATGAACCTTCTTGAAAAACCAACTAGTGGACGAATTTGGATTGGGGATCAAGATGTTACCGATAAAAAAACGAATATTATGAAAGTGCGTCAAAATGTTGGTATGGTTTTTCAACACTTTCATTTGTTTCCACATAAGACCGTTTTGCAAAATCTTACGTATGCACCAATGAAAGTAAAAGGGTTATCAAAGGGAGAGGCTGAAAAAATTGCCAATTCCCTTTTAAAACAAGTGGATCTTTCTGAAAAAGCAAACGAATATCCGACAAGATTGTCTGGTGGCCAAAAACAGCGTGTTGCCATCGCAAGGGCACTAGCAATGGAACCGGATGTTATGCTTTTCGATGAACCAACCTCTGCCCTCGACCCTGAAATGGTAAAAGAAGTGCTAGAAGTTATGAAATCACTTGCTCATACAGGAATGACCATGGCAATTGTTACCCACGAAATGGGCTTTGCTCGCGAGGTTGCCGACCGAGTTCTATTTCTCGATGATGGTGCACTTGTAGAGGATGCTCCGCCAAATGAGTTTTTCACAAATCCTAAGAGTAAGCGAGCACAGGATTTCTTGCAAAAAATGCTGTAA
- the prli42 gene encoding stressosome-associated protein Prli42 yields MGNKKNRKIVVYLMLLAMLASTLLLGIAQYLS; encoded by the coding sequence TTGGGTAATAAGAAAAACAGAAAAATCGTAGTCTATTTAATGTTACTTGCGATGCTGGCTTCAACCCTCCTACTTGGAATAGCACAGTATCTATCATAA